The DNA region TTTCATCAGACGATGCGACCAAAATCTTTTTCAAGCTTATAAAAAGGATACTCCACACTGACCGGCCGACCATGAGGACAGAAGCTCGATAGAGGGAATTGATCCATATCACGCAGCAGGCTTTTCATCTGCTCCATGCCCAAAGCTTGACCGGCGCGCACCACCGAGTGACATGCCATCGTGGCGCAGATGTCTCCAACCACTCGTTCCAGTGAATAACTACCACCTTGATCCACGATTTCAGTGGCCATTTTATCCAACACATTGCTAAGAATAGATTCTTTAATCATCAAAGGGGCCGCCTTCACACCCACAGTGCCAGGCCCCAGGGATTCGATGTAAACACCCAAGCGCTCAATCTCTTTTGTCAACGTCAACAAGGCTTCCACTTTTTCGGGCGACATATCAATTGCGAGCGGAAACAAGAAGTCTTGAACATCGACTTTTCCACCCTTCCAGGCATTCATCAGTTTTTCGTAGACCACCCGTTCATGGGCCGCATGCTGATCCACGAAAACAATTTTGTCGCGCGCTTGAGTGACGATGTAAGTGAGGTTGGCTTGCCCCAAAACCTCTAACGAAGACCAATAACCGCGCGGAGCTTCGGGTTCGGTCAGCGCTGCGGGACCACTGTTTTCCCTGCCAGCGGCGGCATCCAGCAAAGTTTGATAGGTGACTTTCGGCTCACTCACCGAAGATCCTGGGAAACTAAAATCCTTTTTCTGAAAACTTGTCGCCTGCAAAGAAGAATCCTTAAAGGAAAGATTTTCCTTCGGCATTTCGCCCATCCCCGGCGCCGACGTTGCGAAATTGGGAAGACCCTGGGTCTTTGCATAGTCGGAAGCTGTCACATCCGAAAGGGGCGGCACTGGCTGAGGACGCTGTTGGGCGGGCAACCAAGGCGCCTGTTCTAAAGTTCCTCGCAAAGCTGCGGCCACGGCTCGGAAAGCCAATGAGGGCTCTTGAAATTTCACCTGAGATTTTGTCGGATGAATATTGACGTCGA from Bdellovibrio sp. ArHS includes:
- the mutL gene encoding DNA mismatch repair endonuclease MutL translates to MSIQVLPPEVVDQIAAGEVVERPAHLVKELVENSIDAGATRVHVEFFDGGRIVKVIDNGKGMAPEDLPKALERFATSKISQTDDLWRLKTFGFRGEALASISAVSKLTLTSRRPDDEQAHQLISEYGRKKDIDKVGGSQGTTILIENLFDNTPARLKFLKSDAAENTAIKTTLKAMALSHHDVEFRIQENGKLVSFWPACKNRKDRVEQILEIKPLYVGEASRENVRAYAVFADPHNVAKTAKNIWLFAQNRWIQDRSLQAAVNEAYRSLLMHGEYPIAVVWVETDPDCVDVNIHPTKSQVKFQEPSLAFRAVAAALRGTLEQAPWLPAQQRPQPVPPLSDVTASDYAKTQGLPNFATSAPGMGEMPKENLSFKDSSLQATSFQKKDFSFPGSSVSEPKVTYQTLLDAAAGRENSGPAALTEPEAPRGYWSSLEVLGQANLTYIVTQARDKIVFVDQHAAHERVVYEKLMNAWKGGKVDVQDFLFPLAIDMSPEKVEALLTLTKEIERLGVYIESLGPGTVGVKAAPLMIKESILSNVLDKMATEIVDQGGSYSLERVVGDICATMACHSVVRAGQALGMEQMKSLLRDMDQFPLSSFCPHGRPVSVEYPFYKLEKDFGRIV